Proteins encoded within one genomic window of Ammonifex degensii KC4:
- a CDS encoding RQC domain-containing protein: MVKVLHQMGARVVGALLAGLQAKGLSVPPGSAGRFRVSKKGNLLLDEKLLLASDTARTLGCETPEAVLELLRSSLSDEAASEIHQVLCSPPGGKEPRQITALDFVAKPPEELAEKIWPVFEAKHMAHSQELAAYAEEVFRDLPAGPPENARAVARARCRPKPEDLTFRYDGAVCLAVCSACGFTLAFSASVGRHLPGHPKNSSLGQDKDELSDLAGKALSRRLAEAGLPGKLEGLAREVKAALAERICLPEVYRWLKVLDSVASGIQKGSIRWQGSGWVVASFSLPSADPTYLVEYFERRTKEVLSLPSTPLEGLREVLRRFWEGSGRKVWEKAEALHSALSPIMKALPEVRRSYENMRRFAEALSEGRIRVTGEGQCFVGNECLKQFDGQTLARILDRLFSAFERAVQQNMAFGLSDEQVPAEILNRLLPAPGQKGGEKLDREVVLEVLRLLAARPKKMGATTVAAVLAGSRAKKVSDRGFDKLPSFGRFKGLYTQQELVRVVERMVRAGLVAETYVGVHGLRVLYLPREVEKALLSSLSSEEGTLEVEDARVKRAARAIQKHSWGELAEMARDGFFPAEAALAAAAALWPSGKAPKLLKELRTQKL, from the coding sequence GTGGTGAAAGTGCTTCATCAGATGGGGGCTCGGGTGGTGGGGGCTCTGCTTGCGGGGCTTCAGGCGAAGGGGCTCTCCGTCCCGCCCGGGAGCGCCGGGAGGTTCCGCGTGTCGAAGAAAGGGAACCTCCTGCTGGACGAGAAGCTGCTTCTGGCTTCCGATACGGCCAGGACCCTTGGGTGCGAGACGCCGGAGGCCGTGCTGGAGCTCCTCCGCAGCTCGCTCTCGGACGAGGCCGCCTCCGAGATACACCAAGTGCTTTGCTCCCCGCCGGGGGGAAAGGAACCGCGGCAGATCACCGCCCTCGACTTCGTCGCGAAGCCCCCCGAAGAGCTTGCCGAGAAAATCTGGCCCGTGTTCGAGGCGAAGCATATGGCGCACTCCCAAGAGCTGGCTGCATATGCGGAGGAAGTCTTCCGCGACCTTCCCGCCGGGCCTCCGGAGAACGCGCGGGCGGTGGCGCGGGCGCGCTGCCGCCCCAAACCGGAGGACCTGACCTTCAGGTATGACGGGGCGGTCTGCTTGGCCGTGTGCTCGGCCTGCGGCTTCACGCTGGCGTTCTCCGCGTCCGTAGGGAGGCACCTTCCGGGCCACCCCAAGAACTCTTCGCTCGGCCAGGACAAAGACGAGCTGTCCGACCTGGCGGGCAAGGCTCTCTCGCGGAGGCTGGCAGAGGCCGGGCTGCCTGGCAAGCTGGAAGGGCTGGCCCGTGAGGTGAAGGCGGCGCTGGCGGAGAGAATATGCCTTCCGGAGGTCTACCGCTGGCTGAAGGTACTGGACTCGGTCGCGTCGGGCATCCAGAAAGGAAGCATCCGGTGGCAGGGTAGCGGGTGGGTCGTCGCTTCTTTTTCTCTCCCTTCGGCAGACCCCACCTATCTTGTAGAGTACTTCGAACGGCGGACAAAAGAAGTCCTCTCGCTGCCGAGCACTCCCTTAGAGGGACTACGGGAAGTGTTGAGGCGGTTCTGGGAAGGGTCCGGTCGGAAGGTGTGGGAGAAGGCCGAAGCGCTGCATTCTGCCCTGTCGCCCATCATGAAGGCTCTGCCGGAGGTCCGCCGTTCTTACGAGAATATGCGCCGCTTTGCCGAAGCCCTCTCGGAGGGCAGGATCAGGGTGACCGGGGAAGGGCAGTGCTTCGTGGGAAACGAATGCCTCAAGCAGTTCGACGGGCAGACGCTCGCCAGGATTTTGGACAGGCTCTTTTCTGCCTTCGAACGGGCGGTCCAGCAGAACATGGCTTTCGGGCTGTCCGACGAGCAAGTGCCTGCCGAAATCCTGAACAGGCTTCTCCCGGCCCCCGGGCAGAAAGGCGGAGAAAAACTGGACAGAGAGGTCGTCTTGGAAGTACTCCGCCTGCTGGCCGCACGCCCGAAGAAGATGGGGGCGACGACGGTTGCCGCCGTGCTGGCTGGCAGCCGGGCCAAGAAAGTATCAGACCGCGGGTTTGACAAGCTACCTTCGTTTGGCCGCTTTAAGGGCCTGTATACGCAGCAGGAATTGGTCCGGGTCGTAGAGAGAATGGTTCGGGCGGGCCTCGTCGCCGAGACCTATGTAGGTGTCCACGGCCTGAGGGTGCTGTACCTCCCCAGAGAGGTGGAGAAGGCGCTGCTCTCCTCCCTCTCGTCGGAGGAAGGTACCCTGGAAGTAGAGGATGCGCGGGTGAAGCGGGCCGCGCGGGCAATACAGAAGCACAGCTGGGGCGAGCTTGCAGAAATGGCGCGGGACGGTTTCTTCCCGGCAGAAGCGGCGCTGGCGGCCGCAGCAGCGCTCTGGCCTTCAGGTAAGGCGCCGAAGCTCCTCAAAGAACTCCGCACACAAAAACTCTAG
- a CDS encoding transposase, translated as MRCHACGRVLPSNRKHRGLYVCSCGWKAQADVNGSLNIFERAYEVSPVKGSSGRVARPVVLSLHLGWHGVHEPKRKEKTLRASL; from the coding sequence GTGCGCTGTCACGCCTGCGGGCGTGTACTGCCTTCCAACCGGAAACACAGGGGGCTTTACGTGTGTTCCTGTGGGTGGAAGGCGCAGGCGGATGTAAACGGTTCTTTGAACATTTTCGAGAGGGCGTACGAGGTATCTCCCGTCAAGGGGAGTAGTGGCCGTGTGGCGCGGCCTGTGGTCCTGTCGCTCCACCTGGGGTGGCACGGAGTCCACGAACCAAAGCGCAAGGAAAAGACCTTGCGTGCATCCCTTTAA
- a CDS encoding glycosyltransferase, which translates to MSWELAWWLLGWYIFLYPFAMSVLWVTAGLYFWWRRERKPEREKKFWPDLWPPVTILIPCHNEAASIAATATALQFLDYPDYRVVFIDDASTDETAEVIRRFLPSNPNFHLLRLAENQGKAQALNCALATAVTTPITVVIDADTLLAPQALKYLVAPFCRQPRLGAVTGNPIALNRKNLLEKLQAAEFASIIGLIKRAQRVLGRVLTVSGCIAAYRTEVLREVGGFSSRTATEDIDITWQIQRRFYEVWFAPQAVAFIQCPSRLKEYWKQRRRWALGGWHLLRTHKDIFKRWRWRYLYPVYLEFVLSYLWSFAFVFGTLLWLVTRLFWGQPVGFSPIPVWYGAMLSLACIVQIATALVLNRRYDPKLWRTVFWVPWYPLFFFVFGALTVVWTAPKGLFGSLAQAGKWKSPERIALLFRLRSTHGGVDSS; encoded by the coding sequence ATGTCCTGGGAGTTAGCGTGGTGGCTGCTGGGATGGTACATATTCCTCTACCCCTTCGCCATGAGCGTGCTGTGGGTGACCGCCGGGCTTTACTTCTGGTGGCGGCGGGAGAGAAAGCCGGAAAGGGAAAAAAAGTTCTGGCCGGACCTCTGGCCGCCGGTGACGATCCTGATCCCCTGCCACAACGAGGCGGCAAGCATTGCCGCCACCGCCACCGCTTTGCAATTCCTCGACTACCCCGACTACCGGGTGGTCTTTATCGATGACGCTTCCACCGACGAAACGGCGGAGGTCATCAGGCGTTTCCTTCCTTCCAACCCCAACTTTCACCTCCTGCGGCTGGCGGAAAACCAGGGCAAAGCCCAAGCGCTCAACTGTGCCCTGGCTACTGCCGTCACCACCCCCATCACCGTGGTGATCGACGCCGATACCCTCCTCGCTCCGCAGGCGCTGAAGTACCTGGTTGCTCCCTTCTGCCGCCAGCCACGGCTGGGAGCCGTGACAGGAAACCCCATAGCCCTCAACCGCAAGAACCTCCTGGAGAAACTGCAGGCGGCGGAGTTTGCTTCCATCATCGGGCTTATCAAGCGTGCCCAGCGGGTGCTGGGACGGGTGCTGACCGTCTCTGGCTGCATAGCCGCCTACCGCACCGAGGTTCTGCGGGAGGTCGGAGGCTTTTCTTCCCGCACGGCCACCGAGGACATCGATATCACCTGGCAGATACAGCGCCGCTTCTACGAAGTCTGGTTCGCTCCCCAGGCGGTGGCTTTCATCCAGTGCCCTTCGAGGCTCAAGGAGTACTGGAAGCAGCGGCGGCGCTGGGCGCTCGGCGGGTGGCACCTCTTGCGCACCCACAAGGACATATTCAAGCGCTGGCGCTGGCGCTACCTCTACCCCGTCTACCTGGAGTTTGTCTTGAGCTACCTCTGGTCCTTCGCCTTCGTTTTCGGCACCCTGTTGTGGCTGGTTACCCGCCTCTTCTGGGGCCAGCCGGTGGGATTCAGCCCCATCCCGGTGTGGTACGGGGCCATGCTTTCTCTGGCCTGCATCGTCCAGATCGCTACCGCCCTTGTCCTCAACCGACGTTACGATCCCAAGCTCTGGCGCACTGTTTTCTGGGTCCCCTGGTATCCTCTCTTCTTTTTCGTCTTCGGAGCACTCACGGTGGTGTGGACAGCTCCTAAGGGGCTCTTCGGCAGTCTGGCCCAGGCCGGGAAGTGGAAGAGCCCGGAGAGGATTGCCCTTCTTTTTCGTCTTCGGAGCACTCACGGTGGTGTGGACAGCTCCTAA
- the priA gene encoding replication restart helicase PriA, with protein MVEQGEKVVQVAVALPLPPGKEVYSYRLPPQLAEKVIPGARVVVPFRGRPVVGVVVELEEEIPEGVKELKPIIRVEEAKPLPPKLLRLGEWLAERYLCSLGEALLALTAPPGEKEEYYFPAEDRDLEETIEALSRRFPAQARALAVVVAFPGIDRLSLLREAGVKAQTLDALWRKGLVRKEKASFKALPFPFTPAETGLSLTPAQAKALSRVEEALNRKTPAVLLLHGVTGSGKTEVYLRAASLTLAQGRQVIVLVPEIVLAYQLVEQFRSRFGDRVAVLHSALGERERGTSWQRVERGEAPVVIGARSAVFAPVSRLGLIVLDEEHEPAYKQEQVPRYHAREVALARAAQDGAVVLLGSATPSLETYARALAGHYELLELPQRVDGSPLPQVRLVDLREEYRRGMTGLFSRFLLKRIKEKLRLGEQVILFLNRRGFAAFVLCRSCGRILRCPHCDIALTFYQPDLLLCHYCHYRIRRQKLFCPYCGKGELELYGAGTQRLEAEVKSLFPEARVARLDAETTSRRGSHEAILSAVARREVDILIGTQMVAKGLDLPGVTLVGVVNADVTLTLPDFRAAERTFQLLYQVAGRAGRGGTPGEVVIQSHCPEHYAIYLSARQDFSTFARRELALRRRFEYPPFSHLARVVFTGAAENKVRERALRFRELLLAEAGEEITVLGPAPCPLGKLKGFWRWHIILKGRKAKPLREILRETVEQAKRKAGAEVKIALDIDPLSML; from the coding sequence ATGGTTGAACAGGGAGAAAAAGTGGTTCAGGTGGCGGTGGCCTTGCCCTTGCCGCCGGGAAAAGAAGTTTACTCCTACCGCCTACCCCCGCAGCTGGCGGAAAAGGTGATCCCGGGCGCGCGGGTAGTGGTTCCCTTCCGTGGGAGACCGGTGGTAGGGGTAGTGGTCGAACTAGAGGAAGAGATACCGGAAGGGGTAAAGGAGCTCAAACCGATAATCAGAGTGGAGGAGGCGAAGCCCCTTCCCCCTAAGCTTCTGCGGTTGGGGGAATGGCTGGCCGAGCGCTACCTCTGCTCTTTGGGTGAGGCTTTGCTGGCTCTTACGGCGCCCCCGGGAGAGAAAGAGGAGTATTACTTTCCCGCTGAGGACCGGGATCTGGAAGAGACCATCGAGGCTTTATCACGCCGTTTCCCTGCCCAGGCCCGGGCCTTGGCGGTGGTAGTGGCCTTCCCCGGTATCGATCGTTTGTCCCTTTTGCGGGAGGCCGGGGTGAAGGCGCAAACCTTAGACGCCCTCTGGCGCAAGGGTCTAGTCCGGAAAGAAAAGGCTTCGTTTAAAGCCCTACCTTTTCCCTTCACTCCTGCAGAAACTGGCCTTTCTTTGACTCCGGCCCAAGCCAAAGCACTTTCGCGCGTGGAAGAAGCTTTGAACCGTAAGACACCTGCAGTCCTGCTGCTGCACGGGGTCACTGGCAGTGGCAAGACAGAGGTTTACCTGCGGGCGGCTTCCCTGACTTTAGCACAAGGGCGTCAGGTAATAGTGCTGGTGCCGGAGATAGTTCTAGCCTACCAACTGGTGGAGCAATTTCGTTCTCGCTTCGGAGACCGGGTGGCGGTATTGCACAGCGCGCTGGGGGAACGAGAAAGGGGTACCTCCTGGCAGCGGGTGGAGCGAGGAGAGGCGCCGGTAGTGATAGGAGCCCGCTCGGCCGTTTTTGCTCCCGTTTCTCGCCTGGGCCTTATCGTGCTGGACGAGGAACACGAGCCTGCTTATAAGCAGGAGCAGGTGCCCCGCTATCATGCCCGGGAGGTGGCGCTGGCCCGGGCGGCCCAGGACGGGGCGGTGGTGCTGCTGGGAAGCGCTACTCCCTCCTTAGAGACCTACGCGCGGGCTCTAGCCGGGCATTACGAACTTTTAGAGCTTCCCCAGCGGGTGGACGGGAGCCCCTTGCCCCAAGTACGTCTGGTCGACCTGCGCGAGGAGTACCGCCGGGGGATGACCGGTCTTTTCAGCCGGTTTCTCTTGAAGCGCATAAAGGAAAAGCTCAGGCTCGGGGAGCAGGTGATTCTTTTTCTCAACCGGCGGGGGTTTGCCGCCTTTGTCCTCTGCCGCTCTTGCGGCCGCATCCTGCGCTGCCCGCACTGCGACATTGCCCTTACTTTTTACCAGCCGGATCTGCTGCTGTGCCACTACTGCCACTACCGGATCCGTCGGCAGAAGCTTTTCTGTCCTTACTGCGGCAAGGGAGAACTGGAGCTTTATGGGGCGGGCACGCAGCGCCTGGAGGCAGAAGTCAAATCCCTCTTTCCGGAGGCGCGGGTAGCTCGGCTGGATGCAGAGACTACTTCCCGGCGCGGCAGCCACGAGGCCATCCTCTCGGCCGTCGCGCGCCGGGAAGTAGATATTCTCATCGGCACCCAGATGGTGGCTAAGGGGCTCGACCTGCCCGGAGTCACCCTGGTGGGAGTGGTGAACGCCGACGTCACCTTAACCTTACCTGACTTCCGTGCGGCGGAGCGCACTTTCCAGTTGCTCTACCAGGTGGCCGGACGGGCCGGACGCGGAGGTACGCCGGGAGAGGTAGTCATCCAGTCGCACTGTCCTGAGCATTACGCCATTTACCTGAGCGCCCGGCAAGATTTCTCTACCTTTGCCCGCCGGGAGTTGGCCCTCCGCCGGCGCTTCGAGTATCCTCCTTTCTCCCACCTGGCGCGGGTGGTCTTCACCGGGGCGGCGGAAAATAAGGTGAGGGAGCGGGCCCTGCGCTTCCGGGAGTTACTCTTGGCCGAGGCGGGGGAGGAAATTACCGTGTTAGGTCCGGCCCCCTGTCCGCTGGGAAAGTTGAAAGGTTTTTGGCGGTGGCATATCATTCTGAAAGGAAGGAAAGCCAAGCCTCTGCGGGAAATATTAAGGGAAACGGTAGAACAGGCAAAGCGCAAAGCAGGAGCCGAGGTGAAAATAGCACTAGACATCGATCCCCTGAGCATGCTCTGA
- a CDS encoding RNA-guided endonuclease InsQ/TnpB family protein, with protein MPLVTLRAQVHADPETLAVLKDAMFCATKVYNGLLWHLRKEYEETGKVDISRKNLNRILKELPRAKGYYSMSVQLTREEVREAYKSFFALKKKGLTQHEAPGFRRKDYLSPLKYVQSGFKVEGDKVTVSLGTGREDGVREVSFRISHRPGVEYERVRELSITYDKVSGRIEARLVEVKANPCPGRLRVALDLGETILMAAAFEDGTVLLYSGRFIKSVRRYWQKVRASLKPNSRRWREVAHREKLQVEHLLHVATSHFIEECVRRGVGEIAIGAITGIRESIDYGDRLNQRLHAWPYRKLINMLKYKGALAGSWPGTMWTRGTRLCAVTPAGVYCLPTGNTGGFTCVPVGGRRRRM; from the coding sequence GTGCCCCTCGTCACCCTCAGAGCCCAGGTTCACGCCGACCCCGAGACCCTGGCCGTCCTCAAGGACGCCATGTTTTGCGCCACCAAGGTCTACAACGGCCTCCTCTGGCACCTCCGGAAGGAGTACGAAGAGACCGGGAAGGTGGACATATCCCGCAAAAACCTCAACCGCATCTTAAAAGAACTCCCCCGGGCGAAGGGCTACTACTCGATGTCCGTGCAGCTCACGCGGGAAGAAGTGCGAGAAGCATATAAGTCTTTCTTTGCCCTCAAGAAAAAGGGCCTCACGCAGCACGAGGCTCCAGGATTTCGCCGGAAAGATTATCTCTCCCCGCTCAAGTACGTCCAGAGCGGCTTCAAGGTGGAAGGAGATAAGGTCACGGTTTCTCTGGGCACCGGCCGGGAAGACGGGGTGAGGGAAGTTTCCTTCCGCATTTCCCACCGTCCCGGCGTGGAGTACGAGCGGGTGCGGGAGCTCTCCATCACCTACGACAAGGTGTCCGGGCGAATCGAAGCCCGTCTGGTGGAGGTGAAGGCGAACCCGTGTCCCGGCAGACTGAGGGTAGCCTTGGATCTGGGGGAGACCATCCTCATGGCGGCCGCCTTCGAGGACGGGACCGTGCTGCTCTACTCCGGCAGGTTTATCAAGTCGGTGAGGCGGTACTGGCAGAAGGTACGGGCAAGCCTCAAGCCAAACTCCCGCAGGTGGAGGGAGGTAGCCCACCGGGAAAAGCTTCAGGTGGAGCACTTGCTCCACGTGGCCACGTCCCACTTCATAGAGGAGTGCGTGAGGCGGGGTGTGGGAGAGATAGCCATCGGGGCGATCACGGGCATCCGCGAGAGCATCGACTATGGTGATCGGCTCAACCAGAGGCTGCACGCCTGGCCGTACCGGAAGCTCATCAACATGCTCAAGTACAAGGGGGCGTTGGCGGGATCATGGCCCGGGACAATGTGGACGAGAGGAACACGTCTGTGCGCTGTCACGCCTGCGGGCGTGTACTGCCTTCCAACCGGAAACACAGGGGGCTTTACGTGTGTTCCTGTGGGTGGAAGGCGCAGGCGGATGTAA
- a CDS encoding DivIVA domain-containing protein: MAEDKDLELESIRFRRSLFGYSPKEVDELLEKVALHLRQLKQQKKHLEQLVAGYQAQEENLRAALLRAEETVRRAKEQAIEEAARLRAEAQAEVKRMLAEARKEWLKVEEERNKYQRMLKEKVGIYEREAQVLLDRFYVVVRRHLKLMEEEFSQEVKGVLERFERELRELPAPAIVLEVESSEVQEAAATREKKDSGEEVADLPLVLGRVLKEDLRDETGKVVVAAGEVVTPEVIERAIAHGLYGELIAKLAEEEE, from the coding sequence GTGGCCGAGGACAAGGATCTGGAGCTTGAGTCGATCCGTTTCCGCCGCTCGCTCTTCGGCTACTCACCCAAAGAGGTCGACGAGTTGCTGGAGAAGGTGGCTCTGCACCTCAGGCAACTCAAGCAGCAGAAAAAGCATCTCGAGCAACTGGTGGCGGGCTACCAGGCACAGGAGGAGAACCTGCGGGCTGCTCTTTTGCGGGCGGAAGAGACGGTTCGCCGGGCCAAGGAGCAAGCTATAGAAGAAGCGGCGCGCCTCAGGGCAGAAGCGCAGGCAGAAGTGAAAAGGATGCTGGCCGAAGCCCGTAAAGAGTGGCTTAAGGTAGAGGAAGAGCGGAATAAGTACCAGAGAATGCTAAAAGAAAAAGTGGGGATTTACGAGCGGGAGGCCCAGGTGCTACTCGACCGCTTCTATGTGGTGGTGAGGCGCCACCTGAAGCTTATGGAGGAAGAGTTTTCCCAGGAAGTCAAGGGGGTTTTGGAGCGCTTCGAGCGGGAACTTCGGGAATTGCCGGCCCCGGCAATCGTCCTGGAGGTAGAGAGCTCTGAGGTCCAGGAAGCGGCAGCGACCAGAGAGAAAAAAGACTCGGGGGAGGAGGTGGCCGATCTACCGTTAGTCCTCGGCCGGGTGCTAAAGGAAGACCTACGTGACGAAACGGGCAAGGTGGTGGTAGCGGCGGGTGAAGTGGTCACTCCTGAAGTAATAGAAAGGGCTATAGCCCACGGGCTTTACGGGGAGCTTATCGCCAAGCTAGCGGAGGAAGAAGAGTAG
- a CDS encoding polysaccharide deacetylase family protein has protein sequence MPWAGGGWLEVRRLLFLVLLLFFCSLGGCSVSESPRTPAGTHLQGDGLVVLCYHRVLPSWALHWGRLFWRSNELSRYAISRREFAQQLDYLRQVGVRFVTPQEAEDYLAGRIHLPGKLVLVTFDDGDLSVYRHAFPVLKKRKIPFLFFVIAGQVGRKWEGFSMCSWEQIKEMVASGLCVVGLHTYDLHYWDSQAKKPVFLLPGRERLFAEDTARGTACLKEHLGLKTRYFAYPYGFGTPTTDEILRTQGFSLVFTLRAKVNRPGDAPFVGRVLVTPDSWPQVAAWAQASP, from the coding sequence TTGCCCTGGGCCGGAGGCGGGTGGCTTGAGGTGCGCCGGCTCCTCTTCCTCGTCCTGCTCTTGTTCTTCTGCTCTTTGGGCGGATGCTCCGTGTCAGAAAGTCCTCGCACGCCGGCAGGAACTCACCTCCAAGGGGACGGTCTGGTAGTTCTCTGTTACCACCGGGTGCTTCCTTCCTGGGCCCTCCACTGGGGACGCCTCTTCTGGCGCTCCAACGAGCTTTCCCGCTACGCCATAAGCCGCAGAGAGTTCGCCCAACAGCTCGACTACCTGCGTCAGGTGGGGGTGCGCTTCGTCACCCCGCAGGAAGCCGAAGACTACCTGGCCGGGCGTATTCACCTTCCCGGAAAGCTTGTACTCGTGACCTTTGACGACGGCGACCTGAGCGTTTACCGGCACGCTTTTCCGGTACTCAAGAAGCGAAAGATACCTTTCCTATTCTTCGTGATAGCTGGTCAGGTGGGAAGGAAATGGGAAGGGTTTTCTATGTGCTCCTGGGAGCAGATAAAAGAAATGGTAGCAAGCGGTCTCTGCGTTGTGGGACTCCACACCTACGACCTGCACTACTGGGATTCTCAGGCTAAAAAGCCCGTCTTCCTCTTGCCGGGCAGGGAGAGGCTGTTTGCAGAAGACACGGCCAGGGGGACTGCTTGCCTGAAAGAGCATCTGGGATTAAAGACGCGCTACTTTGCTTATCCTTACGGCTTCGGCACTCCGACCACCGACGAAATCCTTCGCACGCAGGGCTTCTCCCTAGTCTTCACCCTCCGGGCCAAAGTTAATCGCCCGGGAGATGCTCCTTTTGTCGGGCGGGTACTAGTAACACCGGATAGCTGGCCGCAGGTAGCCGCCTGGGCACAGGCTTCTCCTTAG
- a CDS encoding VWA domain-containing protein, translating to MLTDTALSSSLTRFAARLRERGMMVSPAEVADAVEAVRNLVPLSLRELRGILRPCMAKTPGDIAVFEDVFDEFFLGEEEVIGAAAALACQAKRARGRGCPPGGDTAQGAGDGESRPGGEAQGWKKALQEDPSVPDSVRKFVAGDRLGAAVALAHSPLTEDDRRAVADAVLRAASSGALGRDALEELTATLKEFAELAAAVERRRRRTPGDKKFRPPLPAVSPARSLPAGAWEWDAGLPEHLLRARLEGLDARTLAWLTGEIERAAASLRPLLERSCGVVRRRLGVDYRETMRLSLATFGEPFRIAFSARRRKLRRIVTVCDISGSVKKVAGLMLAFMYGLHRAFSGRVRHFVFVSEVDEVTPYFACDSYAECFDRVTTSAAVDYYGYSDYGKALTLLWKRHRDAFDHETLAIFLGDARTNRRDPKAGVLAELAARTRKTFFLNPEDPSKWGTGDSVAFIYREVVEMRDVSTLERLVAFLKMLPGMVVVW from the coding sequence GTGCTAACTGACACGGCCCTGTCTTCTTCTCTTACCCGCTTTGCCGCCCGCCTCCGCGAGCGGGGCATGATGGTCAGCCCTGCCGAGGTGGCCGACGCGGTGGAGGCGGTAAGGAACCTGGTCCCGCTGTCCCTGAGGGAACTGAGAGGAATACTCCGCCCCTGCATGGCGAAGACGCCGGGGGACATAGCGGTGTTTGAGGATGTTTTCGACGAGTTTTTCCTGGGGGAGGAGGAAGTGATTGGCGCCGCGGCGGCGCTCGCCTGCCAGGCCAAGAGGGCGCGCGGGAGGGGCTGCCCCCCCGGTGGGGACACCGCCCAGGGAGCGGGAGACGGGGAGAGCCGCCCTGGGGGCGAGGCACAGGGGTGGAAAAAGGCCCTCCAGGAAGACCCGTCCGTACCCGATTCTGTAAGGAAGTTCGTGGCGGGCGACAGGCTGGGTGCGGCCGTCGCCCTGGCCCATTCCCCGCTGACGGAGGACGACAGAAGGGCGGTAGCAGACGCCGTCCTGAGGGCGGCTTCTTCGGGGGCCTTGGGCAGGGACGCCTTGGAGGAATTGACGGCGACTTTAAAGGAATTTGCGGAGCTCGCCGCGGCGGTCGAGCGCAGGCGCCGCAGGACCCCGGGTGACAAAAAGTTCCGCCCCCCGCTTCCGGCGGTGAGTCCGGCGAGGTCTCTTCCCGCAGGCGCGTGGGAGTGGGATGCCGGGCTGCCGGAGCACCTGCTCAGGGCCCGCCTGGAAGGACTGGACGCCCGCACCCTGGCCTGGCTGACAGGGGAGATAGAACGGGCGGCCGCGTCCCTGAGGCCGCTCCTGGAGCGGAGCTGCGGGGTGGTCCGGAGGAGGCTCGGCGTGGACTACAGGGAGACTATGAGGCTGAGCCTGGCCACCTTCGGCGAGCCGTTCCGCATCGCTTTCTCGGCGCGGCGCAGGAAGCTGCGGAGAATAGTCACCGTCTGCGACATCTCCGGCTCCGTAAAGAAGGTGGCGGGGCTGATGCTGGCCTTCATGTACGGCCTGCACCGGGCCTTCTCGGGCAGGGTCCGCCACTTCGTCTTCGTCTCGGAGGTGGACGAGGTAACCCCCTACTTCGCCTGCGACTCCTACGCAGAGTGCTTCGACCGCGTGACGACCTCCGCCGCGGTGGACTACTACGGCTACTCCGACTACGGCAAGGCGCTGACGCTCCTGTGGAAGAGGCATAGAGACGCCTTCGACCACGAGACGCTCGCCATATTCCTGGGGGACGCCCGGACGAACCGGAGGGATCCGAAGGCGGGTGTCCTGGCGGAGCTGGCCGCCAGGACGAGGAAGACCTTCTTCCTCAACCCTGAAGACCCTTCGAAGTGGGGGACGGGGGACTCCGTTGCCTTCATCTACCGGGAAGTGGTCGAGATGCGGGATGTCAGTACGCTGGAGCGCCTGGTGGCTTTTCTGAAGATGCTTCCCGGGATGGTGGTTGTGTGGTGA
- a CDS encoding AAA family ATPase, translated as MTREEWRRALEGAGYIPTEEICSALCLAEALKKPLLVEGPPGAGKTYLAKAAASVLGADVVRLQCYEGIDVSRAVYEYNYGKQLLYLNALRDRVSQMLNGTKSMSEAVAVLDREAPFWGDEFLVRRPLLQALAPEDGRKKVLLIDEVDRADREFEALLLEALSEWAVTIPEYGRVAAEEPPLTVLTSNRTRDLSDALRRRCLYLWLDLPDADREARIIEAQVPGASREFALKVARVVQEYRKMSPRHVASVAEAVELAAALLATAGEGFTPEDVGAAAAVFAKHRDDVKLAIRAAERALGGKGGAN; from the coding sequence GTGACTCGGGAAGAATGGCGCAGAGCTCTTGAGGGCGCTGGCTACATCCCTACCGAAGAAATATGCAGCGCTCTCTGCCTCGCGGAGGCCTTAAAAAAGCCCTTGCTGGTGGAAGGCCCTCCGGGGGCGGGTAAAACATACTTGGCAAAGGCTGCCGCTTCGGTGCTGGGGGCCGATGTGGTGCGGCTCCAGTGCTACGAAGGTATAGACGTAAGCCGCGCCGTGTACGAGTACAACTACGGCAAGCAGTTGCTCTACCTGAACGCCCTGCGCGACCGGGTCTCCCAGATGCTGAACGGCACGAAGAGCATGTCCGAGGCAGTGGCCGTCCTGGACAGGGAGGCCCCCTTCTGGGGCGACGAGTTTCTGGTGCGCAGGCCGCTGCTGCAGGCCCTGGCCCCGGAGGACGGGAGGAAGAAGGTCTTGCTGATCGACGAGGTGGACCGCGCCGACCGGGAGTTCGAGGCCTTGCTGCTCGAGGCTTTGTCGGAATGGGCCGTGACGATACCGGAGTACGGCAGGGTCGCTGCCGAAGAACCGCCCCTAACCGTCCTCACCTCCAACAGGACGCGGGACCTGTCGGACGCCCTGCGCAGGCGGTGCCTGTACCTCTGGCTGGACCTCCCGGACGCGGACCGGGAGGCGAGGATAATCGAAGCGCAGGTCCCGGGGGCGAGCAGGGAGTTTGCGTTGAAGGTCGCCAGGGTCGTGCAGGAGTACCGGAAGATGTCCCCGAGGCATGTAGCCTCCGTGGCGGAGGCGGTAGAGCTGGCAGCAGCCCTTCTCGCCACGGCGGGCGAGGGCTTTACGCCCGAAGATGTGGGCGCGGCGGCGGCAGTCTTCGCCAAGCACAGGGACGATGTGAAGCTGGCGATCCGGGCCGCCGAGAGGGCTCTGGGGGGGAAGGGCGGTGCTAACTGA